Within the Epinephelus lanceolatus isolate andai-2023 chromosome 22, ASM4190304v1, whole genome shotgun sequence genome, the region taaaaaagtcatagtatagcatgtcgtccaaaattgcattaaaaagtcatagtatagtatgacgtccaaaattgcataaaaaagtcatagtatagcatgttgttcaaaattgcataaaaaagtcatagtatgtcgttcaaaattgcataaaaaagtcatagtatagtatgtcgttcaaaattgcacaataacgtcacagtatagcatgtcgtccaaaattgcattaaaaagtcatagtatagtatgtcgttcaaaattgcattaaaaagtcatagtatagtatgtcgttcaaaattgcataataaagtcatagtatagcatgtcgttcaaaattgcataaaaaagtcatagtatagcatgtcgttcaaaatgtgatttaaaaagtcatagtatagtatgtctttcaatatatgattaaaaaaaaaagtcatagtatagcatgtcgttcaaaatgtgataaaaaaaaagtcatagtatagtatgatgtccaaaatatgatacaaaagtcatagtatagcatgtcgttcaaaatatgataaaaaaaagtcatagtgtagcatgtcattcaaaatgtgataaaaaaaaaagtaatagtatagtatgtcgttcaaaatatgataaaaaaagtaatagtatagtatgtcgttcaaaatatgataaaaaaagtaatagtatagtatgtcgttcaaaatatgataaaaaaaagtcatagcatagtatgtcgttcaaaatatgataaaaaaaagtcatagtatagtatgtcgttcaaaatatgataaaaaaagtcatagcatagtatgtcgttcaaaatatgataaaaaaaagtcatagtatagtatgtcgttcaaaatatgataaaaaaagtcatagtatagtatgtcgttcaaaatatgataaaaaaaaagtcatagcatagtatgtcgttcaaaatatgataaaaaaaagtcatagtatgtctttcaaaatatgatcaaaaaaaaaagtcatagtatagtatgtcgcccaaaatcatgaaaataaagtcattgtatagcatgtcgttcaaaattgcataaactTTGCATAGCATaatgttttactataagttgtcaTCTCAGCTCTTCTCTGTCACCATGTACGAAAAATAATCTTCTATACATTAATGCTTTTAACCACTCAACTAATTGTTAATGTGATTTCCTCTCCTGCAGGGCCGTCGGGCTGCAGACAGGCCTCAGGGCGGTGGTTGGGGTCTGGGTCCAGTGAAGGAACATGGGGTCTTATTTCAGTGTAAACCTGAGAATTGGACCGACCAGAGGAAACCTGCTCCCACCATGACTTACTGGGTCATAGGGTACGTcatctttaaatatttttatctaCAAGCCTTACATGTTCTGAATAATTGGGGAGTAAGGAAGTACACATCTAGTGAGATTTAGTTCTGCACCAGCTGTAGAACCTGTGGCTCCATGAGCAGGGCATGTATCTCAGTCTGATTTGTTTTGTCTTCCAGGCGGATGTTGCTGGAGCCTGTTCCTCAGGAGTTCTACGTGTGTTTCCATGACTCTGTGGCAGAGGTTCCTGTGGAGATGGCCTTCAGACTCTCCTTTGGCCTGGCCCTGTGATGTGTCATTTTCTTGTATTAGATCAGTGACGCAGTATTTGAACTATCGGAGCATCTGTGTCATTCTCAGGAAAAACTGTGGTGCAGGTTAAAAGCACCTGAGAGCAAACGTGGTACTGAACAGGGGCTGCGTGGAGTCTTAATCTAACAACGTGCCTCCATTTCACATCTGATTTTCCTGCAGATAACAGCAGAGCGTGACTGTGGCCTTACAGCAGTGATAAGCAAAGAGCAATGAGTTCAGACCAGATCATTTCTGTGCCTTGttgtcttcatgtgtgtgtttgtgtggatgaAAAGCCTCTCAGTGAATACCTCAGACACTTAAGTGTAAACCTCTGATAAGACCTTCCAGTGAGAGCAGTCGTCAGGACAGTTTGCTAAAGTAAAGTTTACTTAACTGgaccaataaaaacacagtttgtATGCAGTGTTAGAAAGGCATTTGTTAATTTAATATGTACAGTTTTGTATggacatttgtttaaaaaagaaattaaagaagCAACACAGTTCATCTTTTATTCTTTCATAACTAATTTGCTTAATATTAACCTTTGTCAGTCTTTAATCATAATTTTTCATTATTGAGAACATTAATAATAGTCAGAGTGGAAATAATTCTACTCTTAAGTAGCCTTCACAAATGGAAATCATAAATATTGTACATGTGGTACACAGATATAACGTACATAATTAAATTGTGTCACCAGCGTCACAGCAGGGAAAACCATCATTATTAATATGACACGGCTACGAAAAAAAgggatgataataaaaaataaatccacatTCTTAGTCCTGTAACAGTTCAGTTCAAGTGTGAAGCTCAAACGACACCTCCGACGTCTGTGTGGCCATCGGATTTCACCGATATAACCACGTGAACTGTACACACCTTCATTTGTGTCCATGTGTAATGTATCTGGTCCTTTAAAGTTCACGCTGTGCTCTGAACAAGCAGCAGGTTCCTCTTATAACACTCGAGGCTGCACAGAGGAACCCTGGTCTTAGAGCAGGAGTACTTCTTGAGGTTGGTGCACCCACTGACCCCGCAGCTCACCTGGGCTGCCGGCGGAGGACAGGGAGGTGCCGGGGTCGGAGCGGGGACCCCTGTGGGGAAGGAGATGGCCATGCCCTGGGCGGAGTCGCTGTAGCGGACCATGGGACACTGACTCTGCTTGGACTTCCTCTCCCTCATGCTCTTGATCTTGGCCTTGCTGGTTTTCGTCAGTCTCTCTATTGTCTGGTTCTTGTTCTCCTCGGCCTTCTTGGCCGCCTGCAGGCGTCGCTTTCGGGCGCGCTCCTCCCGTTTCTGCATCATCTCTGCAGTCATCTCTTTCTCCTTGTAACCCATGGGGAGCTCCAGGAGGGGCTGGCTCTGCTGCTTGTGGAGCAGGGCTTTCTATAGgtgaacaaaacaaatacattcaggGATGCATGTTTTTAGTCACATTAAAGGGTAAGTTGACATTAttctcccatgtttttgtgtgaaatTGGTCAGGCAGCAACGTCATCACTCACACTATTGTACCCATTCATCACcaatacacaaaaacatgggaaacagGGACCAGATTGGAAAACATTTCTGATCAACAGGGGGACTGAAGTACATGTATGTGCTGCCTCCGCTCTTCCTCACCTGTCTGGCTGTGAGCAGAGACTCGTCGACCTCCTTCTTCAGCTCTCCGTTGTCGTCCAGCTCTCCCTTCTCCAGAGCGTCCAGCCACCTCTCCTCCTCGTCCACAGGCCCGCCCAGCATGGAGTCGGAGTCCATGTCTGGCATAGGGGACGTGGCCAGGTTGCTGTCTTCATCTGATACACAACACACAAGATGAATTTATTGTCCAATCAACATCAGAAAACTGTCTTGGCTGTGTTGATTAAAGTGTGttgcttataaataaaataaatgaaatgaaatcacacatacaaactgacggctgttttctgtgtttgaaaAAGGACAtgcagaggtttgattctgagctgaggggGACTTGATGCTGTGTGATTTTGAATGTGAGTGCAAAAATCGCTGTGTAAAGATGGCTGACAGCATAAAAGTGGTgacttaagacagtcctgaaCAAACTAATAATCAGGATTTAGATTCTGACTTAAGGTAAACCTCCGCTAATGTGCTTTGATGTGGACTGAATCAATAAGGAAATGAAACATGTCTGCCTCTGTCAGGGGGAGGAGACAGAAAGAAGGGCTGgttaaataaaactgaacagTTTTCCTCATCTCAGGATTAACTAGCTCAGCTAACGCTAATCAAATAACTCAGTTATCATTAAACCAGCTCTCTGGAACACACCCCAGGTTTATAGTATCTTAACACAGAGTACTTGTAACTTACCCAGCCAGGCCCGATACTGTTCCAAAGGCACAGAGGGCTCATCGTCATCATCGTCGTCgtcctcatcatcatcgtcctcatcatcatcaacattattaataatcatcaagggagagggaggacagGCCACACCAGGATGCACAGTGAAAGTGGGAACACTGAACAGGTGGACAAAAACTCACTGAGTGACTGGTTTCACACGAAACTGAGCACTGACGCTATGTTTCACAAACAACCATCACCTCACTCACCTCTTGGTCCCCAGCGTCTGTCCTCCCAATTTGATCTTGAGCCGGAGCTGCGGAGGAGGCCGAGGAACCACGATGGGCTCCGGCTCCGGGGCCTCGGTGAAGCTGTGGTGCTTCCTCTTGTgcttcttgtgttttttatgtttccGCTTGTGGACGCTGTGCAGGCTAGAGCCGCCTTCACCTGCAGAGGACGACAGGGAAGCAACACATAGATAAACATGCATGAACTATTAAATCATGATTCATATGAAGCAAAATAAGTCCAGTAACACTTTTACTGCTGATGTTTGGTAGAGTGCTCACAACAAATGTACAAGTTGcagcaaaataaacaataaacaagacCTGTGTTTTTCCTTAAGCCGCATGAAATACATTAACTCTTAGAGACGCActcatttctgtcttttttttagaaGAGGCAGGGGATCATAAGGGGCAGATAGCAGGTCAACTGTATATGTTAAGTAAAAGTGCTCCATATTATCTGAAATCTGGGAAcctgaagattaatttgagGTGCacctcagctctgtgtgtcaaGTTTTTCTAGTCAGAAATGTACCAAACATTAAGAGTCTATAGGGGCTTAGGACATGATGATGGAAGGACATATTGGCCAATTGTTGGGCAATTATTTGAGTGGATACCATTTGTTACACAGATTTGGTGCTACATTTATGCACTTTTTACCACTCAAGGGTTGATAAACATGGTCAGAAATCCCTCTAAAACACTACATTAAGCCTCCAAAACCTTGAGGAAGtccgtgaaaaataaaatgctatGGTTTGGATTAAAAAAACTATTGACATTTGGAGATTTTTGTTAGACCCACAATTACCGGCAATTGGAAACCGCTGAGAAACCCTCTTATTGTCAATAAACCTATTTAAGGCAAATATCCTCTGAATGCCTGAGGTCTCTAGTTTGTGGCTGTTaagtttcatgaggctgtgatCATCCTAGAGGTCACTATAGGGCATTTTATTCAGTAAAGTCTGTTAAAGAAGAGGTCTCACTAcactaaaatggctgctgtagAGACTGACATCATCACATGTTGACAAAATTTGGCTCATTGAATTACCAAGAGTGTCAGCTTTCCAGTTATACCCAATTTATGCCAAGACTGTTCAGAGACCCCAGTACacagaaatatttaattttaccCAAAACTTTATGGGACTAGCATAAAATGAGCATGTCTGTAAAGGGAGGGCTGGTGGGTACCCAtacaacccattttcattcagatatcttgaggtgagagttctgCAGTTAATCCTGACACAAGGTATATATTGTATTGTACCATATTCCGTTAATGAGAAACCCAAATATGCCAGCTGGAGCACTCTGAAAGAAATCAGGATGTATACTGGGAATATGAATAACTAATTTCTCTGCgctcatgtaaacaccatatccccTATGTGAATATCACAACCGGGATGAGCCTCATCAACAGGTTATTCATGTTCATATAACCCCACTGAGGTGCAAATGTAGTGCTACAGTAATGCAAAAATTGATTGCCTATAGACATGGATGTACAGTATTACATCTGTAGTGTAAGTATTGTTTTCATGCTACTGCACATTGTGTCCCATAATGTAATGTGAGTCACTTAAAGAAGCTGATTTAACCTTTAAGATGTCTGCGTCATCACTGAGTGTACAGTTCAGTATAAACAACCATAACTATGCCTTTCAAAATGATTCATTAAAAGCCAATAATCTCAAACACTCACCAAGAAACCTGGGGTGAATCATGTCTTTCCTTTTCCCCATTGAAACGATGAAAGGGATGCAAACACCAAGTACAGGACAGCCGTCTGCAGCTCTACATAGCAGCTGGGAAGTTATCTGGAAAAGTGAGCCGCTTCTGCAGAAGAGAGAAACACACCCGTTACCTTACACTGAACACTGAATGCAACAAtaatagaaaggcaacagttaTGTTGATTTGAGTGTGTGCAACCTGTCTTCTTTTCTGTGTTAGCTCAACCGTAGCAGCAAATTATTTACTTCTCATTTATTTAGAAAAGCTTTGACTTTGACTGTACCTCTAGCAGTGTTGCAAGGAGTCATCGTACCTGATAAATAGCCAAGGCAACAGCTACGTAGCTTCAGGTGCATGTTAGGTTTCCCAATTTGATGTGTTACAGAGGCCATGGCAATACTTtatctttttattcatttagaaACTAACTAAAGGTTAATTTGAACGAGACCGTTAGCTATGACTTTGACTGTATGGGGTTGCTAACGTTTGCTAGCATGCATTAAACGCCTAAAAGCACCCCGTCGCAAAAATAAACTCGAGTTATCACTGAATTTTGAAAGAAACAGTCGTGCCAACAACTGTAACCCTGAAACAACTTAGAAACAGATGTAAAGTTTAAACTAACCTTACTATGTTTGTCTTGCgtagccagttagcacaactAAGCTAACAACCGGCTCAACTGCTACGTTGATTTAAGTGAATGTTAATAT harbors:
- the ino80b gene encoding INO80 complex subunit B; this translates as MGKRKDMIHPRFLGEGGSSLHSVHKRKHKKHKKHKRKHHSFTEAPEPEPIVVPRPPPQLRLKIKLGGQTLGTKSVPTFTVHPGVACPPSPLMIINNVDDDEDDDDEDDDDDDDEPSVPLEQYRAWLDEDSNLATSPMPDMDSDSMLGGPVDEEERWLDALEKGELDDNGELKKEVDESLLTARQKALLHKQQSQPLLELPMGYKEKEMTAEMMQKREERARKRRLQAAKKAEENKNQTIERLTKTSKAKIKSMRERKSKQSQCPMVRYSDSAQGMAISFPTGVPAPTPAPPCPPPAAQVSCGVSGCTNLKKYSCSKTRVPLCSLECYKRNLLLVQSTA